Below is a genomic region from Ostrea edulis chromosome 10, xbOstEdul1.1, whole genome shotgun sequence.
TGcatcttttttttcaattctggAGAATGGCCAGCAAAGTATTCGTGATTGAAATACAAATCAAAAATAGGCAAATTAATGGAATaagatttataattttgaaaatgtcctCGCCAACAAATAGTGCCTGTCGGACTTTGctttacatgaataaatatttcaagaaGATTGATATTTTGAAGATATAACAGTGCTTCAAAGCAAGACTGACATATAGTCAAATTTGTCTActgttctttttttaaatgacttaTAGGTCTAGTACTTAATCAAGACGGGGAGGGCTGCAACAACAACCAAGTGTCCAAGGACGAAAGAAACATGAACTCTGAATTTAGGTCACCGTAGCAGAAAACACAGGATGGAACTATTTTGCTGCGTAAGATCagaaacacacaaaaaaacctGTTAAGGTCAACCCAATCGTTCTTTAAGTGGCTAAGATGCATATTCAAATTAATTGGCTGAACCACTTGACTGCTGCATATTTAAGCGTTGCGCGGAGCAGCAGATTTGTCCATTGCCTGGCAACTGCAAACGGTGCACATTGTGTTGACGTGGAACAGTGAAAATGAACTCCTTACTGATCCTTTGTTTGGCTGTCGTAGCTGGTGAGTCCTATAGTCTTTAATTTTAATTCTATATTAGAAGAATGATAATCGTAGAAAGGAacataataatgaaaatataagaaCTGTTAACCGTGACTAGGGTTGAAAAACTATATCTGAGATAATGCATTACAATTGAATTTGATTTCAAGATATTACAAATTGTGAGGATGttcgtttttcaaatgaaataggAATTTACATTCATTATACGTCTGTTTAGTTTAAATATCAGACTAGATAAAATTAGCGTAGATGTATTTTTGCTAAATATGTAATAAGCGTAGTTTCAGTCAAACTAGATGAATTTAGTTTAGGTGTCGTTTTAAAAAGCTAACTATGGATAAGCTTATTCATAGATTATTTAACACTGAAATTAAACAAAAGATTTAGTGCTATGGACAATATACTTTCTGTGAAAATATATGCTTTTAAAGATCAGAaaccctttttttttaatttactggcttttaaattataatttttagatTTGTTTGGTATTGGCTGAGAATAATTCTATTTGATTAGACTACACTTTAACTAACTCATATATATGGTAACAATAAAAGCATTTCATTCTTGCGATACTATAATTAAAGTAAGCAATAAGACAATAGGTGAATTTAATTTAAACACTGCATTATTCTCCTTATCCCATACTAAACTTTACGTTTAAACCTACTCTATCTAAGAAACCCATTTAACCGAAAATAAGCTTATTACATgaataataatagaaaatatagTAAATTATGACTTCTTAACGATTCCAAATTTGGTGCGAGTTGCCGTATATTGTTGAAATTTAAGAAAAAAGGAAagtctttatattttgtatggCCATCTATACCTTTCTTTGCATATCATGAGTAACCATGGCAATATAAATCTTTTCACCATAAATTTTCTTCTAAAAAACCTTTTTAATATTCATTGAATATATCAGACATGCATTTTTCTCATAATGTTAAGTTTATATTAGGGATATTTCTTATATGtcttaacaattttgaaagaaaaaaaatatttggtgAATCAGCGTTCATAATCTTTGATTAGATACCGTGTCCTTTCGATTCTTGTAAAATGATGTTGGAGTACGTGTCAACACCCATTGGCTGTGCTTGCACACTGTGTATTACTCCGCCACGAAGAATGAGGGCTTCCATTTTTAAGACAGGTGCATTGCATCAGTCCCTGCTAAAACAAAGAATGCTATGTTTGAATTGCTAAATGTCTTACCTATACTGATTTCAGGTTTAGCATACGCTAGTAAGAATGAAGCCAACATTCATATCTATCTCCATCTCCAGGACGACGAGGATGCCGACTACGCCAGCAGTAAGCTGTTAATTAAGCCGCCCGTGTTAATTGAAATCTGCTTCTCATCACTAAGTTCTTAATTAAAATGGGATAAATTATATACTATCCTTTTCGGCTCTTATAAATATGTTCTcaataaaaaatataccaaGGCTTGGGTATGACAAAAGCGGCAATTTAatctttaaacatgttaaatgaaatgatcatagatatttataaaagaaacgaAAACGACATTTGCTTAACAACTTGATTTTGTACGTGTGtaagaaagaaaattaaaatggtTTCTTCTTTCTTTCAGCAATGCATTATGCACAGTGTGAAATGGAACCGAATGCCTACCAGCTTAAATCTCTTCACCATCATGTCCATGGAAGCATTGAGATGTCTCAACTTGTAAGTCCTAAAAATAATTATTCGAAATCTTCTGATCTGAAAGCTTAAGCTTACCTTGAGATGTAAACTAATTGATGCATGCGTTCAATTCAACTTTTCTCTCTCTCGAATAAATTAATCTTTCTGAACAATAATtgacaattttgattttttttttttattggaaaTCTTAATGAACATTTTTCAGTTTGGAGAAATTAAAATCGTAATTTGTTGTGTTTTTCTAAGGGCGACGGACCTCTCAAAATGGAATTCCATCTGACTGGATTTAACGTGAGCGATGACTTCAAAGACCATAACCACGGACTTCAGATCCACGAGTACGGGGACTTGGAGCATGGCTGTGACACCATCGGAGAACTGTACCACAACGAGCACGTACCAAACCACGTGTAAgttgaaatcaaaattaaaaaaaaaaaaaaacccgataCTATAGCTCTCAGGAAATCATCAAGTTCAAGTATAATCTTTATCAGATCTTGAAAGACAAAGCATGCAGCTTCTTACATCATGAGTTAGTATTTTGATTATAACGCGAGCTTCCGCAGAAAAATGAATACGAATATTCTAAAACTCTAGTTTTGAATgcaaatgaatatttatacataaatgaaagtaaaaaaaaaaaaaacaccatggAAACACGGAGATATACGATTGCGGTTTGACAAAGATTGAGAATTttaaccttcaatttgataGTAACCCCGGCGATCTTGGAGATCTCCATGATGACGATCACGGTGAGGTTAACTCCACCAGAACCTTTGATTGGCTGACCATTGGACACAAGGATGGCATTTTGGGACGCTCTTTGGCTGTATGTATCAACAGATGAATGATTTGTACAttttcatatgtatatatactaaatGCTTGCTTTTGATAATCATAAGCTTCGTCATTTCTCGATCAAAACGATAACAGTTCCCCTtgttcaatttgaaatatttaaatttgctgatatattttttttttttttacttttgatgtCTCTACaattaaattataataataGCCATTTCTTCGtgaatgcgttgcagttgtaaacaatggacatatgaatcttgataaatatagccCATTTATTGTGAAGGATCGGAACTCCaagaaaaatgaaagtagaataaagatataaggaattaatttcaattttgaaaatacataatagtATGAACTGCGACTTTTTATGcctttcatgaagcgctaaacaagctaaaacattaaaaaatataaatataggtaaTATGTGTTAATGAGCTCGTTTGTATTATAAGGGATATAAAAGGAATATAAATATGCTCGTTGATTGTACAAATTACTCACATCTGGAATGTATTTACTTACAGATTCTACAGGGAGATCATACCAGCCATACATCTATCATTGCCTGCTGTGTCGTTGGTCGCTCTCACCACCACGATTAAGCAATAGCTGGTGCCTCAGAGAACCTCCGACATAACTATCGTGCGCTCTTTTTGACAATGTTTTCTGGATAGCTTTCCgaataaattcattaaaataataTCTGGCTTTCTtatgcttttatattttgttttgcaaGATATGAAATCATGCATTACAAGTTTGGATCAATATGAGTAAGTCTGTAATAATGCTTGTGTtctggatgcaaggtgaagataacgaacagtgatcaatctcataattcctataagcaatacaaaatagatagttgggcaaacacggacccctggtcacaccagaggtggaatcaggtgcctaggaggagtaaacatcccctgttgaccggtcacacccgccgtgagccctatatcctgatcaggtaaacggagttatccgcagtcaaaatcagtgtgccaagaacggtttaacaatcggtatgaaacacgtcagacagcatttgacccaatgcgaggttgtactgacgaactagatcgttataacgaccatagaatttgccaaatgctgacttcaatcgagactgttgaaatccctgtaccatcaacttgtttgtcagtagcttacctcgattgaATACAACCAGTGTAAACAAGCGATGGGGGaattatatatttccttttgGATATTCAGAATGCTACATTATGAGTATCTCATTTCTTCTGTCACAACTTTTCTCTAAAAGACGGTAAATGTCAtctttgtaaagtttttcaatACCTATCAAAGAATAATCGTGAAAACTGTGATTatctgtttaaaaataaatggcTACAGGGTTATCGGTTTCtcatttaataaataataaattcaatGCATGCgttttatgaaaaggtgaaggtaacaaacGGTGACCACtctcatgaaaggcgaagataacgaacagtgaccactctcataactcctacaagcaatacaaaatagatagttgggcaaacacggacccctggatacaccagaggtgggattaggtatctaggaggagtaaacatcccttgtcgaccgatTACATccaccttgagccctatatcttagtcgtgaaaaagtggatttacatgtggaatagcattgtttattttgagacgttgacagaggtatatgtgaaggtaaggaacgataactctgggtagagattgatcaAACATTGGAGTCACTACGCTGCCACCATTTTGTAACATATAGCGGTCACTCAGCCAAGTGCTGTTCACGCTCGCCGTTGTTTAACTTGCGTGaccaagagagagagagagactctaccacctcactagaaaagctagctttCTAGCAAGGTGGTATAAGTTCCCTTTTATACTCTCCGCTACACTCATCATTGAAAAGTTacaagcaaggttaaagttcaGACAAACAGGTAGGACAAAACGATATGCCCTGGTTATCTCACGGGACATAACAATGACATTGGGGTATGAGATAGAGTAGCTCTGCTACTCTTGAAAGGAATTTgtttaaattgattttctgcatattcccatataaaattaaatgatcTATTGTCGCCCCACTTTTCCCCTGGGACTCTTGAATTGaacaaacataaattttgaatttgaactacctgAAGAGTCTAGTTGAATATCAATAACTAaagatgattttattttcaaagatgtCTCTCTATAttttcttatgtaaaactttgatcctctattgtggccctatcctaatTCAGGAGGTCACAATTTGAACAGATTCAGAAGATCGGTAGATAGCAATACTAATTCTCTTGattttttgatagaaaattCAACTTCATTAGTGCATCTTAATATCCAAAGTATAAATAATAAGCTTGATATTATTCAAGCTGAGTTTGGTGGATTCGATATCATAACATTAAATGAAACCTGGTTAGATAAAAATATACTATCTCAGGATATACTGCTACAGGGCTTTCAGAAACCATTCAGGCGTGACAGAGTGGAAAACCGATACGGAGGGgtaattgtttatattaaaaatcatattccatGCAAACGCAGACTGGATTTAGAAGTCGAACAAATATAATGCATTTGGCTTGAATgttgtatatacaaaatgaaattcctTGTAGGAACGTTTTACCGACCACCTAATTCGGAGGTCAGTAAATGGGAATATATAGCTTACTCACTGGAAAAGGCCAAAGATATACgcattgataatataatcatCACTGGGGACTTTAACTGTAATTTATTTAACACATCCAATTCCAAAATGGGTGATATTATAAGTGATCAGGGAATGTCACAACTTATTTCAGAATGCACACATTTTACCGAAAATTCCGCAACATTGTTGGACCTATTAATTGTTAATAATATAGATATTGTTGAATTTTCAGGTGTTGGGAATAATATTCTCCCGAACACAGTAAGATACCACTGCCCCATTTTTGTGTATTAAAACTACCCAAATCACATACAAGAACTTATAAAAGAAAGATATGGCCTTTTTCTAAAACAGATTTCCGAGATTACCAAACTCACTTAAAGAATACAGATTGGGATGCTCTGATTTGTAAAGATATTGATCAAACATGCAATAACATATCAAACTGCATTATTGATTCAGCCACAAAAACAATTCcaaataaaatcattacatcACGCCCTAATGAACCTCAATGGATGCACAACGATATTCGGAAATTTATTAGAATTCGTAAACGTCACCATTCAACTGCTAAAAAAACTGACTGATTGTCCTTGTGATTGGGCACGGTatagaaaaacaagaaatatatgtatcaacAAAATTAGAAACGCAAGACAAACTTATTACACAAAAGTAGCTGATACATTAAAATCAGGTAGAGTAAATTCTAAACAATGGTGGACAAAACTAAAAAGAATCATTAGTACTAAAAACTCGAGTACTTATCCTCCAATTAAAATTGATGAACACAGCCCGCCGATAAGTGACACTAAAGGAAAATCAGAAATTATTTAATACTTATTTTTGTTCCCAAGCAGTagtaaacaatgaaaatattgagtTACCCTACGATGACAATCCTGGTGACATAAACACTCTTTCAAGCATAGTAATTTCTACTCATGACGTTAAAGATGTCTTGGAAACACTCGATACAAACAAGGCCACTGGACCGGATTGCATCAATCCTACTTTACTTAAACAAGCATCATCAACTATTGCTTTACCTTTAAGTAAGTTTTATAATTCATCGCTTCATAGCTCTAAAGTCCCAGACCAATGGAAAATAGCAAATGTTATCCCTGTATTTAAAAAAGGCAATAGTAGTATCGTCAGTAATTACAGGCCAATATCTCTATTAAACATTCTTGGTAAATGCATGGAAAAGTGtgtctttaaatatttatacaattttattcataccaATGCTATTTTTACGTGACATCAATCTGGCTTTAGGCCTAACGAATCTACAGACAACCAATTATTAAGTATTACTAGTGACTTCTATAAGGCACTCGATCGGGGAAAAGAAGTTAGAGTTATATTTTTCGATATAAGTAAAGCCTCTGACAAAGTATGGCATAAGGGGTTATTATAAAAGCTTGAAAAAATTGGAATTCGTGGTGAATTACTCGCTTGGTTTAAAAGTTACTTATATGATAGAAAACAGTACATCGTTATTAATGGTAGTAAATCAGACATAGGatacatctggtgcatcaaaattggtaacgtataagttttacattaggtCTGGGGTGCCCCAAGGGAGTATACTTGGTCCTCTactttttcttatttatataaatGACTTGGTCATAGATATTGCATGTGTGGTCAAACTGTTTGCTGATGATACATCACTTTATATTGTTGTCGATAATGCAGACACTTCAGCATCTTTGCTTAATGAAGATCTcgaaaaaatcaacaaatggtCAAAACAATGGCTTGTATCTTTTAATCCCACAAAAACAGAATGTCTAACTACATCTAATAAGGTCAAGAAACATTTCCATTCTTCATTGATATTTAACGATGTTCATCTAAAAGAAGTCGAATCTCATAAACATTTAGGGGTCATTTTCAGTAGTAATTTATCTTGACAAGTCCATATAGACGAAATAGTGAAAAAAGCCTATTCACACCTGAGTATATTGCAAAGGGTCAAGTTTATCTTAGATAGAAAAACTctgcaaaaaataatttttcatttgtaagaCCCGTCCTAGAATATGCTGACATTATATGGGACATTATACCAGAATATTTagttaataaaattgaaaacatacagtTAGAAGCAGCCAGAATATTTACGGGAGGTAACAGACTAACATCCAGGCATCTTCTATATAAGGAAACGGGATGGGATCCATTGTCAAAGCGTAGAGAAAATCATCGACTTATTCAACTCCACAAGATATACAATAACATGACTCCCAATTATCTAAACAATATAAGTCAGTCTCTGAGAAATCAAGGTCACAACTACAACACAAGAGCAACTAATTCACTGCAAGAAATCAACTCTAGAACCAAGCTAAGTatacttttaattcattttttccatCTACAATAAGGAAATGGAATGCACTTCCTCGAAATGTCCAATGAAATCCATCTCTATCTAgctttaagaaatatcttaatataaGTGTCATTAATCACCACGACTTGTCTCCAATATCTTATACAGCATTATACATTACGGTCGTGAAGCCCACGGTAAGGATTAGGGTCATTAATGCTGACACTAATTACTAGCGACATAAATACCAAAAAATCAATCGCAGATTAATTAATTTGTCTATTATATTGATGATCCCCTGTTTTCTAATTTTCCTCTCCTGAGAAAAATTActattaaataaaatcaattgtaTATAACTATCAGGGAATAAACAGTTgtaatcttctttttttttcattatcaggGTGGTCcaaataaaagaaattcatAACGACGTCATTCATCTTGGTTATGCATATATCAAGCTTTTTTTGCCCCACGCACAAAGGGGCCTGATCGACACACCCTAATACATCCATCACCAAGCATTAAAATATGAcgtcaaagaaaaataaatgcatgCTCATGGATGatctaattaataaatattttcgAGGTTTCACCAATACCTAGAAGgaattcatcattttttttccaaGTGAAATGCGCTAGGATCAGTTTGTTAATTAAGCTACAGCCAAAATTTGTCTCCAATGATCCGCTTAGATAAATAATAGAATGTTTGATGACAGAACCGGATAACAAATCATATTTAGCGGATGAATATACGAAAGGATGGATTTAAATGTCGTTGTTCACGGAAAATTTGTTGTACACCTGTGCACGTTGAACTTTGTTGTCGGGAAAAATTAGAGGAAAAAAGTTCAAAAACTCGAAATCTGACGAAAATATTGAGAGtcattgaatagaaaaaaaacccgCTAGCTAGTTTCCACGAATGGAAAAAATTTCCGTATGATTTACGCAGTGCGAAATATTATAGTGATAAGATTGTCcgttaagatttttaaattatccTTTACTTatcttaataaaataattacatgtacccgTTGAACAATGCAGATTATCgtatatgaaaatatcaatgtATTGAACACTGCCATTTACGAGCCTCGTGACTATTTAAAATTAATGTTCTTACATACGTCATACTGATGTAGTGGATGCTTTCTATTTGCATTATctgttacatttgtatataccCTGGTGACGCGGAAAGGTGAACTAAATTCAACTCCCACAGATTACTTACAATCTAAGTAACATATCAATCCTGCAACGTTAATTTTGATAATCTATTGATAATATGTTAATTAATCTTATTGTCGCACCGTACCTGTATCCAATCGTACTATGCTTGTTTCCTATTATGTCTTGCTTAGCATCAATCATTACTTTGGATTGGGAATGGGTCCTGCAAATAAAGATAGGCAGAAAAACTCGTGAAAAAGCACACCCACACATCCCTGTTTTTTTGAATGCCTGATAAATCATGGTACTTTTGGAACAATAATTTTAATTACTGTTACTATCTTAAATGTCTTAATTAAAAGAAAGAAGTTTAGATtattaactttaaaaatatccATGAATTACTATTTCATTTTCTATTGAAAATTggatgtacatattgtattggATCCGCCACTTATTTTAACCT
It encodes:
- the LOC125666902 gene encoding extracellular superoxide dismutase [Cu-Zn], coding for MNSLLILCLAVVAGLAYASKNEANIHIYLHLQDDEDADYASTMHYAQCEMEPNAYQLKSLHHHVHGSIEMSQLGDGPLKMEFHLTGFNVSDDFKDHNHGLQIHEYGDLEHGCDTIGELYHNEHVPNHVNPGDLGDLHDDDHGEVNSTRTFDWLTIGHKDGILGRSLAILQGDHTSHTSIIACCVVGRSHHHD